A window of the Desulforapulum autotrophicum HRM2 genome harbors these coding sequences:
- a CDS encoding response regulator, translating into MAGIDPKEFMDELHFCINEQDIIKAKALLQFASDQDMDFSIQQKALFTLGKAPDAIAFPLLEHLLKIQISNPGVNEALYELILDKSYGRTDLVIRYINHEHKKSRLFFVQAAGDLMLKEAAPDLARILDQEKDREILLAATKALGALRLDQYLPNLALVQKNSDVAIRNAAIFAMAEMGNKAAIDTLFSTITDPENTDESRLVAIEALAGIQNQLALDCLARLLESPHADTRDAAIDQLIAIGNKAVPTLTMATRNAGVDHTIHLVTTLGYIGDPSALPTLLDMINVQPNDANIRQALYEALAKIPSVKSAICLTGGLSDSVEAVRMSAARAVDKNLSKVLVAGLKNIVRQEDKTACDAVAALIDTEADSIFNFLLDEASFVRLAADHVINKADPATRHHFMDLLRSKNREALAADMEDKIQANDARTGKRGLEVYVVDDSRMMLKLYQNKLLKFGHHPTVFEFPEKAIAAISALKPDIFITDLNMPKINGIQLTREIRRKYTRQQLPIIMITTQSDFIEVEKGSHHASVNDDYLIQSGINRLMHKPFTDEQLETAIQAVIN; encoded by the coding sequence TTTATGGATGAGCTTCATTTCTGCATCAACGAACAGGACATTATCAAGGCAAAGGCCTTGCTGCAATTTGCATCCGACCAGGATATGGATTTTTCCATCCAGCAAAAAGCCCTGTTTACCCTTGGCAAAGCCCCCGACGCCATTGCATTCCCCCTGCTTGAGCACCTGCTGAAAATTCAAATTTCAAATCCCGGGGTAAACGAGGCACTTTACGAACTCATCCTCGACAAATCCTACGGCAGAACCGACCTTGTTATAAGATATATCAACCACGAGCATAAAAAAAGCCGCCTTTTCTTTGTCCAGGCAGCAGGGGATCTGATGCTCAAGGAGGCAGCCCCCGACCTTGCCCGGATACTTGACCAGGAAAAAGACAGGGAAATTCTACTCGCCGCAACCAAGGCCCTGGGTGCTCTGAGGCTTGACCAATACCTGCCGAACCTTGCCCTGGTCCAAAAGAATTCCGACGTTGCAATCAGGAATGCCGCCATTTTTGCCATGGCAGAAATGGGCAATAAAGCAGCAATTGACACCCTTTTTTCAACCATAACAGACCCGGAAAACACCGATGAATCCAGACTTGTGGCCATCGAAGCCCTGGCCGGAATCCAGAACCAACTTGCCCTTGACTGCCTGGCCCGCCTCCTTGAATCGCCCCATGCCGACACAAGGGATGCAGCCATTGACCAGCTCATTGCCATTGGTAACAAGGCCGTACCCACACTGACCATGGCAACCCGCAATGCAGGTGTCGATCATACGATCCACCTGGTGACCACCCTCGGGTACATCGGTGATCCGTCAGCCCTTCCCACCCTGCTTGATATGATCAATGTCCAGCCGAATGACGCCAACATCCGCCAGGCCCTTTACGAAGCCCTTGCGAAAATCCCGTCAGTTAAATCGGCCATCTGCCTTACAGGCGGCCTTTCAGACAGTGTGGAAGCAGTGAGGATGAGCGCTGCCAGGGCAGTTGACAAAAACCTTTCCAAGGTGCTTGTGGCAGGTCTAAAGAATATTGTGCGCCAGGAGGACAAAACAGCCTGTGATGCCGTTGCAGCCCTTATTGATACCGAGGCAGACAGCATATTTAACTTTCTCCTGGACGAAGCGTCCTTTGTCCGGCTTGCCGCTGACCATGTCATAAACAAGGCAGACCCGGCCACCCGGCACCACTTCATGGACCTTTTGCGATCAAAAAACAGGGAAGCCCTTGCCGCTGACATGGAGGATAAAATTCAGGCGAACGATGCCCGGACCGGGAAGAGAGGCCTTGAAGTTTACGTGGTGGATGATTCAAGGATGATGCTCAAGCTATACCAGAACAAACTCCTGAAATTCGGACATCACCCAACGGTGTTTGAATTCCCGGAAAAGGCAATCGCGGCAATTTCAGCGTTAAAACCGGATATTTTCATCACAGATCTGAACATGCCGAAAATCAACGGTATCCAGCTGACAAGGGAAATCCGGCGAAAATACACCCGTCAACAGCTGCCCATTATCATGATCACCACCCAAAGCGACTTCATTGAGGTGGAAAAAGGCAGTCACCACGCCAGTGTCAACGATGATTATCTCATCCAGTCAGGAATCAACAGACTCATGCACAAGCCCTTTACGGACGAACAACTTGAAACAGCCATCCAGGCCGTCATCAACTAG
- a CDS encoding phosphoglycerate kinase gives MKTVREIEFNSKTVLVRVDYNLPMDENGNIADDNRIRATLPLVNYLVDKGAKIVLASHMGRPKGKPAASLSLAPAAKRLSELLGFEVVFVDDCIGPKVKERVDQLEPGQIILLENLRFYKGEEENDPEFARSLAELCQVYVNDAFAVSHRTAASIVAITRFVREACAGFLLEKEVKCFHDSIENPVHPLVAIIGGAKVSSKLGALENMLNHVDALVIGGAMANTFLKSQGNDVGASMVEEDLVETAAHIVQEARDRKINLILPVDLVVADRFDADAQTRVVDVKAVPQGWMALDIGPETGAIFARAIQRAATIVWNGPMGVFEMKPFCNGTKMVAAAVAAADAFSVVGGGDTGLAVNLCGVADKMSYVSTGGGAFLHLMEGKKLPGVTALD, from the coding sequence ATGAAAACAGTACGCGAGATTGAGTTTAACTCAAAAACGGTTCTCGTACGGGTGGATTACAACCTGCCCATGGATGAAAACGGGAACATTGCCGATGATAACCGGATAAGGGCGACACTTCCCTTGGTTAATTATCTTGTGGACAAAGGGGCAAAGATTGTTCTTGCATCCCACATGGGCCGGCCCAAGGGAAAGCCCGCGGCCTCCCTCTCCCTTGCACCTGCGGCCAAAAGGCTGTCTGAACTTTTGGGTTTCGAGGTGGTGTTTGTCGACGACTGCATCGGTCCAAAGGTGAAAGAACGGGTCGACCAGCTTGAACCGGGTCAGATTATCCTCCTTGAAAATCTCAGGTTTTACAAGGGAGAGGAAGAAAATGATCCGGAATTTGCCCGATCCCTTGCCGAACTCTGCCAGGTTTATGTCAACGATGCCTTTGCCGTAAGCCATAGAACTGCCGCATCCATCGTTGCCATCACCCGGTTTGTTCGTGAAGCCTGTGCCGGGTTTTTGCTTGAAAAAGAGGTGAAATGCTTTCACGATTCCATTGAAAATCCTGTTCATCCCCTTGTGGCCATCATCGGGGGGGCCAAGGTGTCCAGCAAGCTTGGGGCCCTTGAAAATATGCTCAACCATGTGGATGCCCTTGTAATCGGGGGTGCCATGGCCAACACCTTTTTAAAGAGCCAGGGTAACGATGTCGGCGCTTCCATGGTAGAGGAGGATTTGGTTGAAACGGCTGCCCATATTGTTCAAGAGGCCAGGGATCGAAAAATTAACCTGATCCTGCCCGTGGATCTGGTGGTGGCCGACCGATTTGACGCCGATGCCCAGACCCGGGTTGTGGATGTCAAAGCTGTCCCCCAGGGCTGGATGGCCCTTGACATCGGACCTGAAACAGGAGCGATTTTTGCCCGGGCCATCCAGAGGGCTGCAACAATTGTCTGGAACGGCCCCATGGGGGTCTTTGAGATGAAGCCCTTTTGCAACGGGACGAAAATGGTGGCCGCTGCCGTGGCCGCTGCCGATGCTTTTTCCGTTGTGGGCGGCGGAGATACAGGCCTTGCGGTGAATCTGTGCGGGGTGGCCGATAAAATGAGTTATGTCTCCACCGGGGGCGGTGCTTTTCTGCATCTCATGGAGGGAAAGAAACTTCCCGGGGTCACGGCCCTGGACTAG